The Longibacter salinarum genome segment ATGTCTAGCTTTTCAGCGACCTCGCGAGCATTGTAATGTCGTTTTCCCACGTCAGCAGGTGCGTGTCTGGTTGTGGTGTCCATGATCTTGGAATCTATTCCATTATCTGATACACCGTACAGGAAACGAAAGAATATGTTGCGCTTAATCGGAAAATAGAGTGGAACACCGGAAAATAGGTGTGGTTAGAGGCGGTGAATGTATATAGAAAGCCCCACGGCCGGGGAAGTCTTGGCGGACAGCCGGCGTGTGGGGCTTCTTCCCCACGTAACCACGCAAGGATGATGTATAACCGACCGAATACCGAACGGATTCAGCAGCTCCTCGAGGATGGACACGATGCCGTCACGGCCCGGCGCATCGATCGCATGGAACGGCGGGAGAACCGTCTCCTCGACAAACAGCAGGGTCACGGCCTCACAGAAGACGAGCGGGGCGAGATCGCAAGTCTCCAGGCAGAGCTCCGAGAAATCAGCGGTAGCCCGGCCGCGGGGCATCCCTCGGACACACAGCAAGCGGAATGCGGCATGTGTGGTGGAAGCGGCACCATCGACGTAGACACGCAGCGCGGCAGGATTGCGCACACCTGCCTTTGCGTAGACCCGGGCGGGGAAGCGTATGGCGTCGAGCGGGTGATACGCCGGCTGTTGCTGCAACGAGCGCACGATGAGCAGCGTCAGGACCGAGAAGCGGCGTAGGTGTGCCCGCTACTGAAACTTATAGCATCTTGTGTCTCTCTGGATGCCACGGATAGTTCTGGGGATGCTTAGGATGTCTTTCCCCAACTAACTTGGCACTTATACTGTGACATAATAAACACTTATACCTTGTGTTGCGGACCCATTTTTGGTTAGTGTACCCTTTGTTTTTAAGCTTACGTTCCCTTTCACGTTGAACGGGAACATCTAGCCCATGGTGTTCACAGTCCGCAATAAGTATATTTATATCTATATAGTGTTCATAGTATTTATGATGACTATTTTTGGGGACTCTACTACCTTCAGGAAATTTTTCCCAGGGTGTCTTTTCCCTCTTTACCTTGTTAACTGACTTATGATCGCACTTAGAGCACATGTAAAACACATTCCAGTATTCTACAAACAGCGTATCTTCTACGTGGTACTCTATTAGCCTAATATGTTCTGATTTAAATACACTATCGTTGCCACAGTCGTCGCAAGATTTCTCATAAGTGCGCTTCGCATTAGGAAGCGCACCCTTTACCTTATCAATATTCTTATTATTGAAATTGTACGCTGCTCGCCTTGACTTATATATTGGGCTATGATCAAGATCATTAATAAATTTACGTATAATATAGTAAGCGTATATCAATATAGGCAAAGCTAGTAATGCAGTAACTGAAAAAGAAATTATATCAAATAACATATTATATTTTATCTTATCTTATCTACCTGCTTTGCGGGTCCGTTGACTAAACGGAGTCAACGGATATGCTATCGCCTACACGGTGTCCTCACATCCTCAAATAGATGTGCATGTGCCTTCCCTGGGGCATGTACCCATCTTTCCGAACCCTGTCCGAAACACACGGGCTGCCCCTCTGTGGCATAGGCTGCACGTGCATCGCCCCGTCTCTGGTTTCCTTGCAAGGGTTGTCCGAGGCGGGGCGTCTCTATGTCTACACGCTACGTTATGTGGCTGGGGCCGGGTGTGTCTTGTAGTGTAGGGTAGATGCCACCTACAATCACCCTGAGACGACGCCGATGAAAGAGCACGACGATCCCAAAGCGTTCCCCGAGCACGTACGTCCGTACCTCCAGCCGGTCCCGGAAGCGCCGGAAGAGTCCTGGCAGTTCCTCGAGGTCCTAGCGAAGGCAGAGGAGAAGGACAATCCCTCCGCAGACGAGGAGTAACGCGAGGTGTCACAGGCATTCCGCTTTTCCTTCTTGGGGTCTGTACGTGGAGTTGGCGGCTGCACTACTGTACGCTTTGTGTTATGTCGTTAGGCCTCAGCACGTTATAGTCCATGGACAGCGCGGGTTAAAGACTTATGTAACTCGCCTTCGGTTAACTCCTTAGCAGTTTTACCGTGGTGGTTAATCCAAGAAGCGTAGTAGCAAGGACTTCAGCCTGTTCAACGAAGCGGCTTAAGTATTCCATCGCCGTTCGGCCGCGGCTATAAATGACTTCTCTGACTGCTCGAAGCATCTGAACAACCTCATCATACTGCTCTTGAGCATTGTCCAGTTGGTTTTCGCTCATGTTGGGGGTTTGAGCGAGGATCTTGTCGAAGGCACTTGCCAGGAACTCTTCGACCTCACTTGCTTCTTCGAGAAGCTCCGCTTGGGTGTATTGATAACTCTCGAAGCACAAAAACGTGTCAGTTGCGTTGACCTTACCTCGAAGATTATTGATCTTCCGCGCGGCACGTTTTAGAACGTTTCGGACAACCAGGGGAGATTCTTGCGGGAGGATAGTGGTTGCAGTAGACATAGTTGTTAATCGCGAGTAGTCGCGGGTTGATTAGAAGGGGGTCATAAGGTTGTAGGTCACGTGGCGTCGAAGACTCCTCAGTTAGGTCGACAGGGACTCTTCGGACTGCGGGGTGCTCTCCTTCATCCGCTGAACAAGCACATAAGTCTTAAGCACCTCGTTGATGCGAGTCTGATAGCCCTGGCCCTGGGCCTTAAAAAAATCGACGACGTCCTGATCTAGGCGGATCGTAATACGCTTCTTTTCTGCAGACGCTGCCATCTGCTCGGCAATCTTCACCCATCCAGGGTCAATCTCGAGGGATTCAGGGACAACGAACTCGCTCTTGTTATCGGTCGTCTTCCGTTCAGATCTTTCGCCGTGTTGCGAAGGCCTTTTTTTCGTCGGACTAAGATCCACTGTTTTTGCGCTCAGTGTATCCTCTTTGCGCATCTCTTTCTCGGCCGATGCTAAGTCTTCTGCTTTGAGCACTATCCAAGCTTCTTCCGCGTCTAGTTGTACTGACCTGGGGGACGGAAGCAGTTTTCTCTTCGGCATGCTTTCCGGGAAGAGCTTCTCCAGTGCGGAGATGTCGTCTTTTGATGTGCTCACAGCTAACGGGGCTTAGGGCGAGTTTCGCTTGTGCATACGATCGTATGTACAAGCATGTTGAGGGGTTCCGTGCACCTCAGATGCCGACCGATGTTTGGGGCTGAGGCGCTTGCTCACACGTCGACCCACCAGGGGAAGAAGGGGGATAACGCTAGGTGTCACAGGCATTCCGCTTTCTTCCGCCTTTTCCCGCTTTTCGGGGTGTGACGGGGCCGGAGCACGGAGCAGACGGCCGCGGCTGTTACATGCCCTATGTTACACCTATTCTTGAGTTGTCATGCCTAATGACCTGTGCATACGATATCCAGATCAATGAAGCCGGTGTTGCTTGTAGTTGCTTACGCTGTTGGGCTCGCTGTCATCGTTGCCTTAATTGGGTTCCTCCTGTTTGCGCTGGGAGCTGCATCGATTATGATCGGCGAAGGGATTGGGGTGCTGCTCCAGTACGTTGGTTTGTCCAAGGCACACCTTAGCCCTGAACATCTATCGGCATATGGCGGCGGGATTCTCGCTCTGATCGGTGGATGGATTGTTTACTATCTTGAGCATGGAATGCAATCCTAATATTAGATCCCAAGGTTCAGTACATACAAAACATCAAATAACCGGCATGTGGAAGTTTCTTCGAACCCTATTCGCCACCATCAGCGGCGTTGTCCTTGGTGGTATCCTTCTTCTTCTGCTCTTGTACTGGGGCTGTATCCTTGCGACGGAAGGACCGGCCGAACCCAATGCGGCAGCAGACAGCACCGCGCACGTCTCATACGAGCGAACAAAAACGCAACCTAACGCTGATTTGGTTGCGTTCTGATGCTAGAGGCCTTTGAACAATAACAGCTTTCCGATATCTGAAAGCTTATCGGAAACCAGAGACGGGAAGCATGTGCGTTGTATATGTGCTTCCTCATGTTTCGCACATCTTGACGATCGGCCGGCATGTGGCGACGTTGGGCGTCCGTCTAATCTGTCTATCTAGATATCTATCAAATGCCGTCTGTTGATGCGCTCGTCATTGCCACGCTGAATCCGAAAGGGGGCACCGGGAAGACAACTCTCGCTGTTCACCTGGCCCGTGCGGCGCAGCTTGACGGCCTCGACGTCGTTATCATCGACACCGACCCACAGGGCAGCGCGACGGACTGGCGCCGGCGTGCGGCCGATGTGGACGCGTACGACGCTCCGCCCGTTGTGTCGGTTACGGATGCGTCTACTCTCCGGAGCGACCTCTCACGCCTCGTTTCAAGCTACGACGTTGCCGTAATCGATGGAGCGGCAAAGCTCCAGGGCATGACCGGCGCTATACTCGCAGCCTCTGATGCGGTCTTGATTCCCGTACAGGCGTCCGCCCTTGATCTCTGGGGTACGGCAGAGTTCATCGATCTCGTCACCGATCGGGTGCACGCCGGCGGAACGCGAGCAGCGTTTGTACCCTCTGCTCGGGATGTGCGAACAACCCTGTCCGCCGAAGTGCGCGACGTCCTCGAGGATGCCGGCGGAGACGATGTGCCTGTCTTTGATGGAACCACGCGCCGCGTAGCCTACGCTCGGTCATTAGCAGAAGGCAAGACTGCCCTCGACGGCTATGACGCAACGGCCGCAGATGAGATCACGCAGCTCCTCACAGATACGGGACAACTTCTCCAGTAATCGATATGTCTGACGCGAAAAGAAGTGCGCTCGGTGGTGCAATGAAGTCAAAGCAGCGCCGGAATGCTGATGTACAGGAAGCAGAGGATGCCGCAGCCGAAGAGCGTGACCAGACACCTGTACAGCTAAACGTGCGTGTACCGGCCTGGCTAAGAAAGGAGCTCAACCTTCACAAAATACGCAGTGAGGAAACGATTGAAGAGGCTGTACAAGAAGCTCTACGTAACTACCTAGATGTCTAACTCTATTGCTCTTCTACCTCGATACCCTTAAACACCTTGGATTCCACAACGGAAACCCTCTTACTGATCGGTATCGGCATCAAGTTTTTTGTTCTTCCCCTCGCCTGGGTTTTTTCTCTTGCCTACTCATGGCGCTCGTTAACACCTTCAGGAATTAAAGCCGACCCTGTCCCTTTCGCAGTCTTTGCAATGACGACAGGCGCCGTGATACTCACTTGGGGCAACATCATTCGCCCGGATACCTTCATCATAGGGCTAGGCGCAACTTTGATATTCTTTCTCCTCGCAGTGGGACTATGGAAGGTGTCAAGGTTGCGAAACCCCGACAACAGGTAATAATCAGACCGGAATAGGCGGCGCTCACCTACAGAAACCGGCGCACGGTTACAAAGAGCTCGGCCTGATCGGAGCTGTCCCGCGTTCGGTTGATCGTGATCCGATCAGACTGGTAGTTGATGCCGTCGAAGGATGCGCCCGGAAACCGGCCCTTAGTGACAGATACCGCAAAGTCTCCAGGCGTGACCGTCACGCCGGCCGGCGCTACAAGGTCGTCTCCGGAGATCGTCCAATCCCCCTGATAGACGACATCTAAATCCTCCGGAATGCCGGCAAGGTCAAACTGCCCCATTCGTGCGTGAGCGACCACCTGTGTAGACGTCCCCACAGGCTGCCAACTTCCATTGCGGTAGCTGTAGAGCCCGTTTCCGGCGACGATAAGAACGCCCTCCGGTGCTCCTCCACCGCTTAGACGATCGGTGCCCTCGTATACGCAGATTTGCGGCTGACACGATAGCTGATCACTCATGACGTATGACGTTATTGCATGGGGATGAGCGGGTCAGTCCAGTATCTTTGAGACGCGTTCTCGTGTCCGCTTGACGTAAGACGGCAGCCGTGTAGGAACGGCCGCATTCACGGTACGCAGCTCCGGAATGTTTACAGCGAGATTCGTGGGGCTTGCTTTGGCTGCAAACGCCTCAAGGTCATCAATTGCAGCTTGCAAGTTCTCCATTGCGTCACAGACAGCCGATTCCAACTTCGCGGCCTCCTTTCGCGCCTCTACCTGGAGACGCTTCCGCTCATCCCTGATCGTTTCACGCCACTCGGCTTCCGCTTCCTCCGCACGGCGCGCATAAGACGCCTGAAGCTCCTGCTTCCGGTCAGCCTTCTCCTCGAGGGCGCGGGCATCAGCGAGAAGTGCCTCCGCCTCATCTGGGTTTCCGCCGGCGTTGGCGATGGATTGGGCTTCGTCTCGCTTCTCCTGTGCCTCTGCCGTCAGTTCCTCTACCTGCTCGTTTGAGGTTTCGGCCTGCTCGGTGGCTTTCTGCATCGTGGCATGCGCCTTTTGCGATGCCTTCGTTTCTGCGGGGCTATACGTGTCCATGCGGTTCTCGGTACGGTCAGACATATTCAACAAATGGTGTGGGGCGCTGCCTAAGCATCCTGAGAGGCGCGAAGAGATTGCGCCTTGATCGCTCGGACCTTCTCATCAAGCGATAGCCCGGCGCGCTCTTCACGCGTTAACGCATCGTAGGGCGTCACACTGGAAAGGGCTTCCCGCTCGGCCTGGCGGTCCTTCTCTTCCTGCCGGCGTCGGGCCTTCTCGTCTTGACGGATTGCGTCGAGCTTCTCCTCATGGCTCAGGTTCGCCCGTGTCTCCCGGTCCATCATCGACCACCGGCCTGTATCCTGAACCGTCGGGGTGTGGTACTTCGCCACGTCCTCGAGCGCGTCGACGGCCTCGGCTCCAATGGTCTGCATGAGGGCGTCTGTGTCTGCCTGCAAGACGTGCCAGGCAAACCGCGGGAGATCGGCTGAATCAGAAGCGACAGCCACGTCTACGGACGGTACGGGCGTGTTTGCCGCAAACGCCTCGGCAACGTCGGCACCAAACAAGTGAAATAGAGCTTTCTCAGGGTCCATCGGCTCAGAACTCATAAGCAGAAAAGGCAGCGTCACGCAAGGGCATCCACAGCCGCCGGGTCGAAAACATCCGACGTTACCAAAGCGTCCTCCGGTATTCGCCAGCGGCGCCCCACTTTGAACGCCTCAAGGCGCCCGGACGTGATCCAGTCGCGGACCGTATCGGGATGCAGCTGGAGCCGCTCGCAAAGATCAGACACGGTGTAAATCTTCCCGGGCATGATTAGGAGGCGGTTGGGTTTATGGGTGGTTATGACATATAAACATATGTTATAACATATGTTCCCTAAACGACCGGGTTAAACCGGAAATCACCGGGCTTCCCACCGTATCAGAAACGGTCGTTTTTGAGACAGTGCGTGCCCGCACTTCCCGCCGGCCTGCATCGGCGATCACGATGGGTGCGACCGTTTCAGAAGTTGTATCAAAACCGATCGTATCAAAACCCGCTTACACGTCGGCTTTTGAGGCGGCTCCTGTGCTGCTGTTTGCGCTCAGCGTTCAGGCTATTTCAGGATTCCGGGGCACATCGCCCGCGGCAGAGACAACGATTAGTAACGGTGCCGGACGCAAAAATGCGGAAGACTATGGTAGCATTTCAGGGCACTCGCACTCCCCAAATGAGCGGCCGCGGCTCACCTGGTGCCGGTGTCTCGCTCCATGCGTTCCCCGTCCATATCGGCACATCCATATCGGCCGGCGGGGTGCCAGCCTCCCCCGGAGCACACTCGGGGACCCATGCCAGCCACGGCGTTGTGGGTGCGTCTCCGTCGAGTTGCTCCTCGGCACGGGATAAGCGGTTCTTTAGGCGTCTCATACGGTTCGGTTGTCTACTGCTCTATAGTTCCCAAAAACTCTCTTACCCCTTTCTTTGCACTTGCATTTCCCCCGTCATGGAAATCACCCTCTACGTATCCTTCTGTTGTGCGCACCTGAACAAAACAGGTGTCAGATCTCACCATATCCTTGAGTAGACTAACCGGAAGCAAGTAGTTTTTACTAGAGAAACTACGCTGAGAGAGGCGCTCACCATCTGCGAAAATATTGTTTTCAATACTCGGATCTCCCGGCTTAACCCGCGTCGTGGTTGATGACCTGAAACGATAAACTGTCTCATCAACCCGAATTAGAAGGGACTGGCCGCTTGCAATCGTTGCTATTTCATTGACACCAGCAGTAACAAGCACACTGTCTTTAGATACAGATGGGCCATAGACCAAACCCATACGTAAATCATCGCCGATGAAGCCAGGGCTCATCTGAACTGCTTGTTCTCCTGTGACTTTGCTTTCTGTCTTGGTAATATGGCCGGGAGATTGTGTCGCACACCCGGCCGCCATTAGCCCTATAAGCAAAACAACAGGCAAGCGCCAAAACTGGATAGTCTGATTCATCGTAGCCGAATGAGGTTAGGTGTATACGTGCATTTTTATGAGTGCTACATAGAACGATAACCACTATTGCAATATCTAGTCCGATCTCTATAATCAAACTGGCTCCTCTCGATACCTCACCACGATCGGGTGAACATGAACCGTGAGGGTCTCCGTCCATGCATTCAGCGCGTCCTCTGTGCAAAACGTCGCAACGCCTCCGTGGCCTCCATCCGGCGGCTCAGGGTCGAGGTAGACAACGGGATGCGTTGGGGTCTGCTCACTTTCTACGGCGTTCTCAGCGTCAGATAATCGGCTTTGTAAGCGTCTCATGGGTTAGGCTTGGTCAATGTGTAGGGCGTGACGCCGGGCAAGGCCGGCAAGGATGCGCATCGATGCAGCTGCATAGCCGCGGGGTGCCGTAAGAGGCTCGGTTTCCGCGTCGAGGGCGCCAATCTCCTCCGGTGTCGGCACGATCGGCGGGGCGGGAATGTCTTCCGGGTAGAGGTTCAACGCCGGCGGGGCATCGTCTTCCGGAAATACCGCGTCGAGGATCGCATGCGCCTCCACACAAAACCAGTTGTCCAACGCGGACCAACCTCCGGCCGTCCTCCATCGCGTCGGCATAAGGTCTTGAGCTGCATCCTTCGCCTTCATGTCGAAGGAATCGCCGGCCTTGTGCTTCGCTTCTACTTCGAGGAGCGTCTCCGGGCAGTCCATTGGCTCAAATACGGCCGCTTGCCAAAGGCACCAGGCTTCCGTCCACGGGCCGCGGGCTGCGGCCTCTACGTTGCTCAGTCTCTTCTCAAGGGTTGGCATGGATTGATCTGTCTACCTCAGTGTCAGGCGAGTTCAGCGCGTTCCAGAAGAAATGTGGATGCGTGGCCGGCGTATGGCCGCGTCTCTCTCGCTCCTGGCGCTCGGCTTCGGTACGCGGCGGGCCCCACAATAGGGGATCACGGCCGCTCGGTCTGAGCCGGTCTTCTACTTTGCTCAGACGTCGATCTAAATGGTTCATGGCGTTTTATGGGATCGGTTAGTTGCGTCGAGCGGAGAACGTGCTCTGGTTCTCCAGGGCTTTCTCCACGGCTTCGAGGCGCTCCTCGAGTTCATCGGCTTCTAAGACTTTCAGGTAAGTCTGTGCGGCCTGTGTGAGGCGCGTGCAGGCTTTCAGGGACATGTCTTCATCGCCCCGGTCATAGGCGTCATACATGATCCGCTCGGCCGCTT includes the following:
- a CDS encoding BrnA antitoxin family protein translates to MSTSKDDISALEKLFPESMPKRKLLPSPRSVQLDAEEAWIVLKAEDLASAEKEMRKEDTLSAKTVDLSPTKKRPSQHGERSERKTTDNKSEFVVPESLEIDPGWVKIAEQMAASAEKKRITIRLDQDVVDFFKAQGQGYQTRINEVLKTYVLVQRMKESTPQSEESLST
- the parA gene encoding ParA family partition ATPase; this encodes MPSVDALVIATLNPKGGTGKTTLAVHLARAAQLDGLDVVIIDTDPQGSATDWRRRAADVDAYDAPPVVSVTDASTLRSDLSRLVSSYDVAVIDGAAKLQGMTGAILAASDAVLIPVQASALDLWGTAEFIDLVTDRVHAGGTRAAFVPSARDVRTTLSAEVRDVLEDAGGDDVPVFDGTTRRVAYARSLAEGKTALDGYDATAADEITQLLTDTGQLLQ
- a CDS encoding helix-turn-helix domain-containing protein is translated as MPGKIYTVSDLCERLQLHPDTVRDWITSGRLEAFKVGRRWRIPEDALVTSDVFDPAAVDALA